One Vitis riparia cultivar Riparia Gloire de Montpellier isolate 1030 chromosome 4, EGFV_Vit.rip_1.0, whole genome shotgun sequence genomic window carries:
- the LOC117912312 gene encoding rhomboid-like protein 11, chloroplastic isoform X2 yields the protein MGQFQQLLAHRPCTIKLMPMPMPMPSASLLPINAAFSKLPTSSSLRVTPPTRLLPISAAPSRFVCKMNGSDLTSQLELGKSGGKWKPQRQVNGIFWIILLNLGIFVADHLFQVRAIKTLYLYHNWPACHANW from the exons ATGGGGCAGTTTCAGCAACTGCTGGCACATAGACCATGTACAATCAAGCTCATGCCCATGCCCATGCCCATGCCCTCAGCCTCTCTCCTTCCCATCAACGCCGCCTTCTCAAAGCTTCCCACCTCTTCTTCTCTCAGAGTCACCCCGCCCACTCGCCTTCTTCCTATCTCGGCCGCCCCATCTCGTTTCGTCTGCAAGATGAACGGTTCAG ATTTGACATCACAGCTGGAACTTGGGAAGTCAGGCGGAAAATGGAAACCACAGAGGCAAGTGAATGGAATATTCTGGATCATTCTTCTTAATCTTGGAATATTTGTGGCAGATCATTTATTTCAg GTTCGGGCCATCAAAACCCTATACTTGTATCACAATTGGCCTGCTTGTCATGCTAATTGGTGA
- the LOC117912312 gene encoding rhomboid-like protein 11, chloroplastic isoform X1 yields MGQFQQLLAHRPCTIKLMPMPMPMPSASLLPINAAFSKLPTSSSLRVTPPTRLLPISAAPSRFVCKMNGSVWLNFNPGQGLKRHQDRLDLTSQLELGKSGGKWKPQRQVNGIFWIILLNLGIFVADHLFQVRAIKTLYLYHNWPACHANW; encoded by the exons ATGGGGCAGTTTCAGCAACTGCTGGCACATAGACCATGTACAATCAAGCTCATGCCCATGCCCATGCCCATGCCCTCAGCCTCTCTCCTTCCCATCAACGCCGCCTTCTCAAAGCTTCCCACCTCTTCTTCTCTCAGAGTCACCCCGCCCACTCGCCTTCTTCCTATCTCGGCCGCCCCATCTCGTTTCGTCTGCAAGATGAACGGTTCAG TTTGGCTGAATTTCAATCCTGGCCAGGGGCTGAAAAGGCACCAAGATCGATTAG ATTTGACATCACAGCTGGAACTTGGGAAGTCAGGCGGAAAATGGAAACCACAGAGGCAAGTGAATGGAATATTCTGGATCATTCTTCTTAATCTTGGAATATTTGTGGCAGATCATTTATTTCAg GTTCGGGCCATCAAAACCCTATACTTGTATCACAATTGGCCTGCTTGTCATGCTAATTGGTGA
- the LOC117912312 gene encoding rhomboid-like protein 11, chloroplastic isoform X3, which translates to MGQFQQLLAHRPCTIKLMPMPMPMPSASLLPINAAFSKLPTSSSLRVTPPTRLLPISAAPSRFVCKMNGSVWLNFNPGQGLKRHQDRLDLTSQLELGKSGGKWKPQRQVNGIFWIILLNLGIFVADHLFQG; encoded by the exons ATGGGGCAGTTTCAGCAACTGCTGGCACATAGACCATGTACAATCAAGCTCATGCCCATGCCCATGCCCATGCCCTCAGCCTCTCTCCTTCCCATCAACGCCGCCTTCTCAAAGCTTCCCACCTCTTCTTCTCTCAGAGTCACCCCGCCCACTCGCCTTCTTCCTATCTCGGCCGCCCCATCTCGTTTCGTCTGCAAGATGAACGGTTCAG TTTGGCTGAATTTCAATCCTGGCCAGGGGCTGAAAAGGCACCAAGATCGATTAG ATTTGACATCACAGCTGGAACTTGGGAAGTCAGGCGGAAAATGGAAACCACAGAGGCAAGTGAATGGAATATTCTGGATCATTCTTCTTAATCTTGGAATATTTGTGGCAGATCATTTATTTCAg GGGTGA
- the LOC117912709 gene encoding uncharacterized protein LOC117912709 has protein sequence MIDDVIRSNPDYLPRQICKDFRRQYGMQLNYCQAWNLKEKAKERIHGVPQCSYKLLPWLCTRLIETNPGTIAEYRCSDDGHFMQLFVVLSVSINGFQLGCRPIISIDSSHMSGPYKGALFSASSYDADNDMFPLAYGLFSSENYEDWLWFLEKLKMVIGERDVIIISDRHQGIIRSVSEVFGSENHAHCYRHIKENFSSFLTKLNTKGRKGKENVLQMLDSIAYARLDCDYEVAMDTLRTFNHDLAKWVEENNPQHWAISKFKKMRWDKMTTIRRMRFDVSDYVDDWYKYNLQEKIYSGSMRTLVTHDMPMIDEDGTVHDALGHTYPFLNPPTTKRPPGRPRKRRIESQFM, from the exons ATGATTGATGATGTTATTCGTTCAAATCCAGATTACTTACCCCGTCAAATATGTAAAGACTTTCGTCGACAATACGGAATGCAATTGAATTATTGTCAAGCATGGAACTTGAAAGAGAAGGCTAAAGAACGAATTCATGGTGTGCCGCAATGTTCATATAAGTTGTTACCTTGGTTATGTACAAGGCTTATTGAAACAAATCCAGGGACGATTGCTGAATATAGATGTTCGGATGATGGTCATTTTATGCAATTGTTTGTTGTCCTTTCAGTGTCAATAAATGGGTTTCAACTGGGATGTCGGCCTATTATATCAATAGATTCATCCCACATGAGTGGGCCATACAAGGGTGCTTTATTTTCAGCTTCTTCCTATGATGCTGACAATGACATGTTTCCACTTGCTTATGGCTTATTTAGCTCTGAGAATTACGAGGATTGGCTTTGGTTTTTAGAGAAATTGAAGATGGTCATAGGTGAAAGAGATGTTATAATAATATCTGATAGGCACCAAGGGATTATCCGTAGTGTTTCAGAGGTATTTGGTAGTGAAAACCATGCACATTGCTATCGTCACATTAAAGAAAACTTCAGTAGCTTTCTAACAAAGCTGAACACTAAAgggaggaaaggaaaggaaaatgtttTGCAAATGCTTGATTCTATCGCCTATGCTAGGTTAGATTGTGATTATGAGGTTGCAATGGATACTTTAAGGACATTTAATCATGATTTGGCGAAatgggttgaagaaaataacCCTCAACATTGGGCAATCTCTAAATTTAAGAAGATGCGTTGGGATAAGATGACAA CTATACGACGAATGAGGTTTGATGTATCTGATTATGTTGATGACTGGTATAAGTACAATTTGCAAGAGAAGATATACTCTGGAAGCATGCGTACTTTGGTAACGCATGACATGCCAATGATTGATGAAGATGGAACCGTTCATGATGCCTTGGGTCATACTTATCCCTTTCTTAATCCTCCAACCACAAAGCGACCTCCTGGAAGACCTAGGAAACGTCGAATCGAGTCTcaattcatgtaa